TGCAGGTACGTTAAGCCTGAATCCCGCCCAGATAGATGGAGGCTCTATGGATGCCTGTTCATCTGAGCTGAGCTTTAGCCTTGACAAAAGCGAGTTTACTTATGAGAACCTGGGGGAGAATACTGTCAGGTTAACTGCCACCGACGAAAGCGGAAACCAGAACAGTGCTACTGCCACCGTTACTATCAGCGATGCCATTGCCCCTTACGCTTATGAGGTAGTGCTACAGAAAAATACGGCAAGCAAAGCTGAGGCTGAAGACTTTGCCTTTACTATTGCGAATGCTGAAATAGGAGCTAATTATGAATATGTTATAAGCGGTTATGGTGCAACAGTAAACGGCGGTGGAAAAGTAAACGATACTGAGGAAGTAGTAAGTGGAATAAAAATGAGTAGCCTGGAAGATGGTGAAATTACTATTTCTGTGGTGTTGAGCGATGCTTACGGTAACCGTGGCGAAGCCGCCCTTAAGCAGCTGCTAAAAGAAACCAGTGAACCTACAGTAGCTATCAGCAGAGATAAAGAGAACGAAAGCATTGTAAACATCAGCTTTAGCGAAGAAGTAAAGGGTTTTACTTTGGAAAATATTGTTGTAGAAAATGCTACGCTTTCTGAGTTGCGAACTAACGACCAGAAAAACTTCAGCATAGAAGTAACGCCTATAGCTGATGGCAATGTGAGTCTCCAACTACCAGCAGGAGTAGTATCTGATGCGGCAGGCAATGGTAATACGGCATCAGAAGTATTCAGCTATCTGTACGATGGTAATGCGCCGCAGTTTAGCCTATCAACTGAAGCCAAAGTATACAATCAGCCATTTCAGCTTTGGGTAGATTTTGATGAAGAAGTAAAGAATTTTACGCTGGAAGATATCCAGCTAAGTCAGGGAGAGGCTTCAGATTTACAGACGCTCAATAACAAAAACTTTAGTGTATTTATCACACCTACTACGGATGGTGAGTTGCAGATAAGCATAGAAGCCGGAGCGGTGCAGGATATGGGAGGCAATACCAACAAAACAGCTCAACAGACAATAGTTCATTACGATGCAACAGCCCCTGCCGGATACGCTATCGTTGAGCCTTTAGCGGAGGTAAACAGCAGCAATCTGACAGATTATACTATTAAACTTGAAGGACTGGAGGAGGGAGCTCAGGTTTTCTACTCTATCAGCGGAGGAAATGTAGATGTCAAGGGTGAATTTATCGCTACTCAAAGCCAGATGTCAATTTCCGGACTGGATATGCGTACTCTTCCTGATGGTGCACTTAATCTAAATGTATATTTGCTAGATGCGGCTGCAAACCGTGGAGAGGTAGCAGAGGCGAAAATAAGCAAGTCTACACAAGAGATCTTATCTGTTGAGGCTTTAGCCGCGATAGAGGTGTCCTTTGCCACAACATTTGACGCTCTGCCGCTGCCTCAACATATTACAGCACAATGTTCAGATGGTGAGCATCGTATGAAAGTACAATGGCAGAGGGGAAGCTATACGTCAGATCAGCCTGAGACTTATCATCTGGAAGGAGAAATAATCAGCGAAACGTATTCTAATCCTCAAAACCTGAAAGCCGGGCTGAGCGTAAGAGTGCTACCTAATGCAGCTCCAGCGCAAATCAGCCTCTCCAGGCATACATTTACAACTGCTGATGAAGAGCCAGTGGGCTATTTTACAACTCAGGATGCTGATGATGATACGCATTCTTACAGTTTGGTAGCAGGCCCTGAAGACAATGACAACCGTTTCTTCAGTATAGTAGACGATGCTTTGTACTTTAACTATAGCCGTAGCCTCGGCAAGCAGAAAAATTTCTCTATCCGGGTAGAGAGCAAAGATGCACAGGGCAATAGCTTGCAAACCAGTTTTAAACTTGCCCTACAGGACGTGGAGCTTCCTACAGAAATTAATTTTGTAAATACTTTTTCACCTAATGGTGATGGTATCAATGACCAATGGGTAGTATCTGATCTCAAGTTTTTTAAAGAGGTACAGATAGAGGTATACGACCGTGCGGGGCGACGTGTGTTTCAGAGCTCAGACCCTGAGCAGGGCTGGGATGGACGCGTAAACGGAAGCGTAGCTGGAGGAGGTTTTTACTACATCATTACGGTTAACGATATACAACTTACCAAACGTGGCGTCCTTAGCGTCATCAAATAGCATTACACATGAAAAAACTCTACTTTATCTTTTTGCTGACGCTCTTTTTTTCCAATCTTCAGGCACAAACCCGTAAGCAGGCCGCTCACTTTTCTTTGTTAAAGAGCTATTACAATCCTGCCTTAACAGGTTTTGAAGGCTCGGTAGTAAAGGGACTGTACCGAAGCCAGTGGTCTTCTTACGAGGGTGCTCCGTCTACTGTTTATCTTTCTGCAGAGCTAAATATGCATGAACTGAAACAGTGGCAGCAGGCTGAGGAACAACAGAAAAGAATCTATAAAACCCAAAATGCTCAGTATGCCCGTCATGCGTTTGGTTTATCTTTTCTGAAAGATACATTTGGCCCATACTATGAGCATCAACTGCACCTGAGCTATAGTTCTAACTTAAGAATTACCAGAAATCTTAACCTGCGTGCTGGTGCTGCCCTTACCTACAATATGGAAGGAATGGATGCCGCTCAGGTAAATCTGGAGCAAAGCAATGATCCTTTTGTTATGCAGTATATGCAGAATACCAAAAGTGGTCGTGTAGATGTGAACCTGGGAATGATGCTCAGCAGCAAAAATTTCTTTCTGGGCTATGCCTTGCAGGATGCTACGAAAGGCCAGGCTTCTTTTAACAGAGAAAATACCGCTATTGCCTATGCATACAAGCATATCATCCAGTCTGCTTATCGTACCCAGTTTTCTGAGCAGTTTGCACTTATCGTTAATGGTATTTATCAGTACGATGAAGAAAGAGGGGGAGTACTGGAGGGGCAAATGAAAGCCCTATTTTATCAGAAATTCTGGGCTACTGCCGGCTACCGTAAGCAGCTGGCTTACACTTTTGGTTTTGGTGTTCAGCTACATAAATTAAACATCGGCTATGCTATGGAGGTGCCTACCGGAGAAGCACAACTCCAGGCACAAACCAATGAGCTCAGCCTGAGCTATCGTTTAGGGCAAAGCAGGCATG
This window of the Porifericola rhodea genome carries:
- a CDS encoding PorP/SprF family type IX secretion system membrane protein; this encodes MKKLYFIFLLTLFFSNLQAQTRKQAAHFSLLKSYYNPALTGFEGSVVKGLYRSQWSSYEGAPSTVYLSAELNMHELKQWQQAEEQQKRIYKTQNAQYARHAFGLSFLKDTFGPYYEHQLHLSYSSNLRITRNLNLRAGAALTYNMEGMDAAQVNLEQSNDPFVMQYMQNTKSGRVDVNLGMMLSSKNFFLGYALQDATKGQASFNRENTAIAYAYKHIIQSAYRTQFSEQFALIVNGIYQYDEERGGVLEGQMKALFYQKFWATAGYRKQLAYTFGFGVQLHKLNIGYAMEVPTGEAQLQAQTNELSLSYRLGQSRHVAGKINMW
- a CDS encoding Ig-like domain-containing protein → MQKYLLKTAASLALSILGLATQAQDFTITPSKASGSCGNQKVNFEAGFVEIGTTYAFDSGQLPEAWSSSPYNVGQACSGIFADTPDDSDYFWATINNEEGFRFVATNDQNVSVGGQISFSMRFGRDDPSGGCENPDEPSEGVYLQYSTDEGAHWTTIKYWVPTRIGELSPEGLDLYSWNTFNVVVPEEAKSTSTRFRWFQPSNSGSSYDNWGLDDISVFVMREAQSYSWNIGDGQTYENQNLEAQFDSNGTKSIQCTVVDSEGDSYTSTIAYDVVMDNEAPTAKATNYFLILDENGEAELIADYLDAGSTDNCGEVKFSVDKTTFSCAELGDNNVNLSVSDNAGNTSTIEAIVTIYDFTAPQVLTKNINVALDSAGTLSLNPAQIDGGSMDACSSELSFSLDKSEFTYENLGENTVRLTATDESGNQNSATATVTISDAIAPYAYEVVLQKNTASKAEAEDFAFTIANAEIGANYEYVISGYGATVNGGGKVNDTEEVVSGIKMSSLEDGEITISVVLSDAYGNRGEAALKQLLKETSEPTVAISRDKENESIVNISFSEEVKGFTLENIVVENATLSELRTNDQKNFSIEVTPIADGNVSLQLPAGVVSDAAGNGNTASEVFSYLYDGNAPQFSLSTEAKVYNQPFQLWVDFDEEVKNFTLEDIQLSQGEASDLQTLNNKNFSVFITPTTDGELQISIEAGAVQDMGGNTNKTAQQTIVHYDATAPAGYAIVEPLAEVNSSNLTDYTIKLEGLEEGAQVFYSISGGNVDVKGEFIATQSQMSISGLDMRTLPDGALNLNVYLLDAAANRGEVAEAKISKSTQEILSVEALAAIEVSFATTFDALPLPQHITAQCSDGEHRMKVQWQRGSYTSDQPETYHLEGEIISETYSNPQNLKAGLSVRVLPNAAPAQISLSRHTFTTADEEPVGYFTTQDADDDTHSYSLVAGPEDNDNRFFSIVDDALYFNYSRSLGKQKNFSIRVESKDAQGNSLQTSFKLALQDVELPTEINFVNTFSPNGDGINDQWVVSDLKFFKEVQIEVYDRAGRRVFQSSDPEQGWDGRVNGSVAGGGFYYIITVNDIQLTKRGVLSVIK